One genomic segment of candidate division KSB1 bacterium includes these proteins:
- a CDS encoding cold-shock protein — protein MEQGVVKWFNEAKGYGFITRDSGGDVFVHYRQIEGEGFRKLSEGQRVQFDIMETPKGLQATNVSVI, from the coding sequence ATGGAACAGGGAGTGGTAAAGTGGTTCAATGAGGCCAAGGGGTACGGGTTCATCACCCGCGATTCGGGTGGCGATGTATTCGTGCATTACCGCCAGATCGAGGGCGAAGGATTTCGCAAGCTGAGCGAAGGCCAGCGCGTGCAATTCGACATCATGGAGACCCCGAAAGGCCTGCAGGCCACGAACGTCTCGGTCATCTGA